The Achromobacter pestifer genome includes a region encoding these proteins:
- a CDS encoding lytic murein transglycosylase, whose protein sequence is MSTDNFIKALRTRCLRPLTILLAGGALISLTPAASAADAFAACLAQLRGPALKAGVSGATFDTHTAGLVPDMAVLDLLDAQPEFKTPIWDYMAALVDDERVADGQAGMARWQSDLDRAASRYGVDAATIAAVWGVESNYGRTLGGRPLLTSLSTLSCFGRRQAYFRGEFFATLKIIQDEHIAPERLTGSWAGAFGQTQFMPSTYLRLAVDFDGDGRRDLVDSVPDALASTANFLKRAGWNSALQWGYEVRLPAGLDTAGAGRKNKRPMSYWAGRGVTRADGQPLPAGDTPAGLLLLAGRGGPAFLVTRNFDALYSYNAAESYALAIAHLSDRLRGGGPLAQAWPTDDPGLSRAQRRELQRLLIARGYEIGEPDGMIGARTRQALQAVQRELGLRPDGRAGLKSLQALQAGKAAN, encoded by the coding sequence ATGAGCACCGACAATTTCATCAAAGCGCTGCGGACCCGCTGCCTGCGGCCGCTGACCATCCTCTTGGCCGGAGGCGCGCTCATTTCGCTGACGCCCGCCGCTTCGGCCGCCGACGCGTTCGCGGCCTGCCTGGCGCAACTGCGCGGCCCGGCGCTCAAGGCCGGCGTGTCGGGCGCCACGTTCGACACCCACACCGCGGGGCTCGTGCCCGACATGGCGGTGCTCGATCTGCTGGACGCCCAGCCGGAATTCAAGACGCCCATCTGGGACTACATGGCGGCCCTGGTCGACGACGAGCGCGTGGCCGACGGCCAGGCCGGCATGGCGCGCTGGCAGTCCGACCTGGACCGCGCCGCATCGCGCTACGGCGTGGACGCGGCCACCATCGCCGCAGTCTGGGGCGTGGAGAGCAACTACGGCCGCACCCTGGGCGGGCGGCCTTTGCTGACGTCGCTGTCCACGCTGTCCTGCTTCGGCCGGCGGCAGGCCTATTTCCGGGGCGAATTCTTTGCCACCCTGAAGATCATCCAGGACGAGCACATCGCACCCGAACGCCTGACGGGATCCTGGGCGGGCGCCTTCGGCCAGACCCAGTTCATGCCCTCGACCTACTTGCGGCTGGCGGTGGATTTCGACGGCGACGGCCGCCGCGACCTGGTCGACAGCGTGCCGGATGCACTGGCATCGACGGCCAACTTCCTCAAGCGCGCGGGCTGGAACAGCGCGCTGCAATGGGGTTACGAGGTCCGCCTGCCGGCGGGCCTGGACACCGCGGGCGCGGGCAGGAAGAACAAGCGTCCGATGTCGTACTGGGCCGGGCGGGGCGTCACGCGCGCCGACGGCCAGCCGCTGCCCGCGGGCGACACGCCGGCCGGCCTGCTGCTGCTGGCGGGCCGCGGCGGCCCCGCCTTCCTGGTCACGCGCAATTTCGACGCCCTGTATTCCTACAACGCCGCGGAAAGTTACGCGCTGGCCATTGCCCATCTGTCCGACAGGCTGCGCGGCGGCGGTCCCTTGGCGCAAGCCTGGCCGACCGACGATCCGGGGCTGTCGCGGGCGCAGCGGCGCGAATTGCAGCGCTTGCTGATTGCCCGCGGCTATGAGATCGGCGAACCCGATGGCATGATCGGCGCCCGTACCCGGCAGGCCCTGCAGGCGGTGCAGCGCGAACTGGGCCTGCGGCCGGACGGCCGCGCCGGCCTGAAGTCGTTGCAAGCCTTGCAGGCGGGGAAGGCCGCAAACTGA